One stretch of Chryseobacterium indologenes DNA includes these proteins:
- a CDS encoding FMN-dependent NADH-azoreductase produces MKTLLRIDSSLRTENSYSRTLGDYFIQQWKLSNPDGNILERDVNRNLIPHITQQTLDAFFSENPDKQNIGLSDELIDELYRSNEILITCPMYNYGIPSSLKAYFDTVIRTKKTFTGNTSLKGLLINKKAYIISSMGEISLDAQNRNPLENYLTLLLNHVGITDICYFPLNGTVVDEARNTEKITLQQSEILKQLN; encoded by the coding sequence ATGAAAACACTTCTTAGAATAGACAGCAGCTTAAGAACAGAAAATTCCTATTCACGAACATTAGGGGATTATTTTATTCAGCAATGGAAACTCAGTAATCCGGATGGAAATATTCTGGAACGGGATGTTAACCGAAACCTTATTCCTCATATAACTCAGCAGACGCTAGATGCTTTCTTTAGTGAAAATCCCGATAAGCAGAACATTGGCTTATCTGATGAACTGATTGATGAATTATACCGGTCCAATGAGATCCTAATTACCTGCCCTATGTATAATTATGGGATTCCTTCTTCATTAAAAGCTTATTTTGACACAGTGATCAGAACAAAGAAAACCTTTACAGGAAATACTTCTCTTAAAGGATTGCTTATAAACAAAAAAGCTTATATCATTTCTTCCATGGGAGAAATATCCCTTGATGCGCAGAATCGGAATCCTCTAGAAAACTACCTCACCCTCCTTTTAAATCATGTGGGAATTACTGATATATGCTATTTTCCCTTGAATGGTACAGTGGTCGATGAGGCCAGAAATACAGAAAAAATAACTTTACAGCAATCCGAAATTTTAAAACAACTCAATTAA
- a CDS encoding sigma-70 family RNA polymerase sigma factor translates to MQENYNRLLTYAYNITGSYEDSQDLVQDVIEKYISLDKSEIKNETNFLIKSTINHAINFKNRHSKKMIYGEWLPEPLSFENAENELIKEQTARYTLLVLLEKLNARERAVYILKEAFDYSHQEIAGALDISVENSRKLLSRAGKHLQNVKYTPDNISLSSGSDTLQKYQLALSEGSIPEIEKLLMDEIRLSADGGKRIRVIKAVEVGKSSVAKLLAHVQQQFLGKKPHTFHIFNHQPAICFWQGGRIYNCHILDIDSEGMILEIYSIVDPEKLKRVQ, encoded by the coding sequence ATGCAGGAAAATTACAACAGACTTCTTACGTATGCCTATAATATCACCGGTTCTTACGAGGATTCTCAGGATCTGGTACAGGATGTCATTGAAAAATATATTTCTTTAGATAAATCTGAAATTAAAAATGAGACGAATTTCCTGATCAAAAGCACCATTAATCATGCGATTAATTTTAAAAACAGACACAGCAAAAAAATGATTTATGGTGAATGGCTTCCCGAACCACTTTCTTTTGAAAATGCAGAAAATGAGCTTATCAAAGAGCAAACCGCCCGCTACACCCTTCTTGTTCTTTTGGAAAAACTGAATGCAAGAGAACGTGCCGTATATATTCTTAAAGAAGCTTTTGATTATTCTCATCAGGAAATAGCAGGAGCTCTTGATATTTCCGTAGAAAACTCCCGAAAGCTGCTCAGCCGCGCAGGTAAGCACTTACAGAATGTAAAATATACACCGGATAACATCAGCTTATCCTCCGGAAGTGATACTCTTCAGAAATATCAACTGGCATTGAGTGAAGGTAGTATTCCTGAGATTGAAAAGCTGCTTATGGATGAGATCAGGCTGTCTGCAGACGGTGGAAAACGTATTCGTGTTATCAAGGCTGTGGAAGTTGGAAAATCATCTGTTGCTAAGCTTCTTGCGCATGTACAACAACAGTTTCTGGGCAAAAAACCTCATACTTTTCATATTTTTAATCATCAGCCGGCTATTTGCTTTTGGCAGGGTGGCCGTATTTATAATTGCCACATTCTGGATATTGATTCAGAGGGGATGATCCTTGAAATTTACTCTATTGTTGATCCCGAAAAACTAAAAAGAGTGCAATAA
- a CDS encoding tail fiber domain-containing protein, translating into MQNSTFVQNTHSAVFRLCLIGSISITSLFYSQAGRIGMNTPDPKATLDITAKTDGSSQAEGLMIPRLTGDQIQTMTASIKPGTESLMIYATATPVSPTSKVAKITQPGYYFWNGTNWESMAVNSNIYTSDGAITTALASRNVDLNGKNLVFSGTGSVGIGTSPSATAKLDVAGTVKASAIDYNSDERLKKNITEIKSSQEIINKLRPVSYFWNENGKKKGGNAQLQYGLVAQEVEKVLPNIVSTDHDGYKSVNYNELIPLLLQTVQEQGKKIEELQKELQHLKKFN; encoded by the coding sequence ATGCAAAACTCTACTTTTGTGCAGAATACTCATTCTGCAGTATTCAGGCTATGCCTTATCGGAAGTATTTCCATCACTTCATTATTTTATTCTCAGGCTGGCAGAATCGGCATGAACACTCCGGATCCCAAAGCAACCCTCGATATTACAGCTAAAACAGATGGAAGTTCACAGGCTGAAGGACTTATGATTCCCAGACTTACCGGAGATCAGATTCAAACCATGACGGCAAGCATAAAGCCAGGAACTGAATCATTAATGATCTATGCAACAGCCACACCCGTTTCTCCTACTTCAAAAGTAGCCAAAATCACCCAACCCGGATATTATTTCTGGAACGGAACCAATTGGGAAAGTATGGCAGTCAATTCAAACATTTACACCTCAGACGGAGCTATTACAACCGCTTTAGCTTCAAGAAATGTAGATCTGAATGGTAAGAACCTTGTCTTTTCCGGAACTGGCAGTGTAGGGATTGGAACTTCTCCTTCTGCAACAGCAAAATTGGACGTTGCGGGAACGGTAAAAGCAAGTGCCATAGATTATAATTCTGATGAAAGATTAAAAAAAAATATCACCGAAATAAAATCTTCCCAAGAAATCATCAATAAGCTAAGGCCGGTCTCTTATTTCTGGAATGAAAACGGCAAAAAGAAAGGCGGAAATGCCCAGCTTCAGTATGGTCTTGTTGCCCAGGAAGTGGAAAAAGTACTTCCCAACATTGTCAGCACAGATCATGACGGATATAAATCTGTCAATTATAATGAATTGATTCCCCTTTTATTACAAACGGTTCAGGAACAAGGAAAAAAAATAGAAGAGCTACAGAAAGAGTTGCAACACCTGAAAAAATTCAACTAA
- a CDS encoding TetR/AcrR family transcriptional regulator, with translation MSKPRERILSTTLLLFHKQGFNSTGINQIIEEANVSKASFYQHFKSKDDLCIEFLNKRYDYWVSELEKFISGTLSAEEKILKSFDFLIYMNKKEDFRGCSFWNILSEIPSDKEEIHSVLRYHKNKLRIFFNDEIKDEMIAAHTYLLFESSILTSQLYRSNEFIETSKAIIKNILHSSH, from the coding sequence ATGTCCAAACCTCGTGAAAGAATATTAAGTACTACCCTGCTTCTGTTTCATAAGCAAGGTTTTAACAGTACCGGCATTAATCAGATTATTGAAGAAGCTAATGTATCAAAGGCAAGCTTCTATCAGCATTTTAAATCAAAAGATGATCTGTGTATTGAATTTCTCAACAAAAGATATGACTATTGGGTGTCTGAGCTGGAAAAGTTCATTTCAGGCACTTTATCGGCTGAAGAAAAGATCCTGAAATCTTTTGATTTCCTTATATATATGAATAAAAAAGAAGATTTCAGAGGCTGCAGCTTTTGGAATATCTTATCTGAAATCCCTTCGGATAAAGAGGAAATTCATTCGGTTCTCCGTTATCATAAGAATAAGCTGAGAATATTCTTCAATGATGAAATAAAAGATGAGATGATAGCTGCCCATACCTATCTCCTTTTTGAAAGCTCAATACTTACCAGTCAGCTCTACAGGTCAAACGAGTTTATTGAAACATCTAAAGCTATTATTAAAAATATTCTTCATTCCTCACACTAA
- a CDS encoding cupin-like domain-containing protein — translation MGILLKPIDIVDDISQEEFREKYLKPRKPVVIKNMARNWPAYQKWTMEYMKEVVGDVVVPLYDSAKADPAAPINTPTTKMPFGEYVDLIQREPTDLRIFFFDPIKFASKLLDDYIPPKNLMGGFLDKYPSMFFGGKGSVTFLHYDIDMPHIFHTHFNGRKHVLLFEYKWKTRLYKLPYATYALEDYDISNPDFEKFPALDGIEGIECYLEHGDTLFMPTGWWHWMKYLDGSFSLSLRAWDKSWAVKAHSLWNLAVQRNFDNFMKGRYKKRYMDWKERKSVERANIALKKGLPK, via the coding sequence ATGGGTATACTCCTTAAACCAATTGATATTGTAGATGACATTTCACAGGAAGAGTTCCGTGAAAAATATTTAAAGCCTCGTAAGCCGGTAGTAATCAAAAACATGGCAAGGAATTGGCCTGCATATCAAAAATGGACAATGGAGTACATGAAAGAGGTGGTTGGAGATGTTGTAGTACCTTTATATGACAGTGCAAAGGCTGATCCTGCGGCTCCCATTAACACCCCTACTACCAAAATGCCTTTTGGTGAATATGTAGATTTGATTCAAAGGGAACCTACAGACCTGAGAATTTTCTTTTTTGACCCTATTAAATTTGCTTCCAAACTATTGGATGATTATATCCCACCCAAAAATCTGATGGGAGGATTTCTTGATAAATATCCTAGTATGTTTTTCGGAGGTAAGGGTTCTGTAACGTTTCTTCATTATGATATAGACATGCCTCACATCTTCCATACTCATTTCAATGGAAGAAAACATGTTCTTCTTTTTGAGTACAAGTGGAAAACCCGTCTGTATAAGCTTCCTTATGCAACTTATGCCCTGGAAGACTATGATATTTCTAACCCTGATTTTGAAAAATTCCCGGCATTGGATGGCATTGAAGGGATAGAATGTTATCTGGAACATGGAGATACTTTGTTTATGCCTACGGGCTGGTGGCATTGGATGAAATATCTGGATGGCTCTTTTTCTCTTTCTCTTCGTGCCTGGGATAAAAGCTGGGCTGTAAAAGCACATTCCCTATGGAATCTGGCTGTTCAAAGAAACTTTGACAATTTCATGAAAGGCAGGTATAAAAAAAGATACATGGACTGGAAGGAAAGAAAGTCTGTAGAAAGAGCTAATATAGCCCTGAAAAAGGGACTTCCAAAATAA
- a CDS encoding M1 family aminopeptidase encodes MKKVRLLALFLVVFNSGYQAQVKSLSKIESGVSYELAQFRKSTLSEIKYELNLKIPESRSERISGTEVLTFSYKKQDDSPLLIDFKEDPSSLLSVSVNGQVIKSVLENEHVVIDGKYLKSGSNQINFNFLAGNGALNRRDGYLYALFVPDRARTMFPCFDQPNLKANYALTLTIPEKWSAISNGKLMDTFVQQGQKTLKFNQSDLLPTYLFSFAAGDFKNHTEKISQQDSRMLYRETDSAKIKNSMDSIFTLYRNSLAYYEKWTGIKHPFQKHGMAVVPDFQFGGMEHPGAILFQNSTLFLDKNATQNQLNNRSNLIAHEVAHLWFGDLVTMDWFNDVWMKEVFANFMADKSTGASSDKSVYDLKFLTTHFPAAYSVDRTMGANPIRQILVNLQNAGMMYGPIIYNKAPIMMRQLELLIGEEDFRKGVSEYLAQYAFNNASWPDLIAILDKHTPKDLQSWNKVWVNDPGRPVIDYDVKYKGDKIHRFTIFQKPEYGKEQKLWPQAFEVSLFYADSVEKVNVKLDGKQQDISELKGKAKPLFILQNSSGIGYGVFKTDKSVISNFSLVKDPINRASAYISLYENMLNSSGVETQELLNFFGEQLPKETTELNLRLITGYISSIYWNFLPENTRLKESGNLENLLWKALGIQTAKNNKKIVFDGYQNIFQSQQAYDNLYKIWKSQTPPEGVSLNDEDFTNLALALSLRNSNNNELLQEQLTRIKNQDRINRFKIIMQAASSDQKVRDDFFNGLMQKQNRGNESAVGSALGYLHHPLRQQTSIHYLPKSLDILQEIQKTGDIFFPDNWLRSTFSSYQNPKALEVVNQFLLKHPDYNPILKNKILQATDNLRRAQTLIK; translated from the coding sequence ATGAAAAAAGTACGTCTATTAGCATTATTTCTTGTCGTTTTCAACAGTGGGTATCAGGCACAAGTGAAATCTTTATCTAAAATTGAATCCGGGGTGTCTTATGAATTGGCTCAGTTTAGAAAAAGTACATTAAGTGAGATTAAATATGAACTCAATCTGAAAATTCCCGAAAGTAGATCTGAAAGGATTTCCGGAACTGAAGTTCTTACTTTTAGCTATAAAAAGCAGGATGACAGCCCATTGCTAATAGATTTTAAAGAAGATCCTTCATCATTATTATCCGTATCTGTGAACGGGCAGGTGATAAAGTCTGTTCTGGAAAATGAACATGTGGTTATTGATGGGAAATACCTGAAATCAGGATCCAATCAGATTAATTTTAATTTTCTGGCCGGAAATGGTGCTTTGAACAGACGTGACGGATATCTGTATGCCCTGTTTGTACCAGATCGCGCAAGAACAATGTTTCCATGTTTCGATCAACCCAATCTGAAGGCTAATTATGCTCTTACGTTGACCATCCCTGAAAAATGGAGTGCGATATCCAACGGAAAACTAATGGATACATTTGTTCAGCAAGGGCAGAAAACACTGAAATTTAATCAATCAGACTTACTTCCTACTTATTTATTTTCATTCGCTGCCGGAGATTTTAAAAACCATACTGAGAAAATCAGCCAGCAGGACTCCAGGATGCTATATCGTGAAACCGATTCTGCGAAAATTAAGAACAGTATGGACTCTATTTTCACACTGTATCGTAACTCTCTTGCTTATTATGAAAAATGGACCGGTATTAAACATCCTTTTCAAAAACATGGAATGGCAGTGGTTCCGGATTTTCAATTCGGTGGAATGGAACATCCAGGAGCCATCTTATTTCAAAACTCCACTTTGTTTTTAGATAAAAATGCTACACAGAACCAGCTGAATAACCGATCTAATCTGATTGCCCATGAAGTGGCTCACCTTTGGTTCGGAGATTTGGTGACGATGGACTGGTTCAATGATGTATGGATGAAAGAAGTCTTTGCCAACTTTATGGCTGATAAAAGTACCGGAGCATCCTCAGACAAAAGCGTATATGATCTGAAATTTTTAACGACTCATTTTCCTGCCGCTTATTCTGTAGATCGTACCATGGGGGCGAATCCTATCCGCCAGATCTTAGTTAATCTACAGAATGCAGGAATGATGTATGGACCTATCATTTATAATAAGGCTCCCATTATGATGCGTCAGCTTGAATTGTTGATTGGAGAAGAAGATTTTCGAAAAGGAGTAAGTGAATATCTTGCCCAATATGCCTTCAATAATGCAAGCTGGCCGGATCTTATTGCTATTCTGGATAAACATACCCCGAAGGACCTGCAAAGCTGGAATAAAGTTTGGGTCAATGATCCTGGAAGACCTGTTATCGATTATGATGTAAAATACAAAGGCGACAAGATACACCGTTTTACCATTTTTCAAAAACCGGAGTATGGAAAAGAACAGAAATTGTGGCCACAGGCGTTTGAGGTCAGTTTATTTTATGCTGACAGCGTTGAAAAGGTGAATGTAAAACTGGATGGGAAACAACAAGATATTTCCGAACTCAAGGGAAAAGCAAAACCATTGTTTATCCTGCAGAATTCATCAGGAATTGGCTATGGAGTATTTAAAACAGATAAATCGGTTATCTCTAACTTTTCTTTGGTAAAAGACCCTATCAACCGTGCCAGTGCCTATATTTCGTTATATGAAAATATGCTGAACAGTTCAGGAGTGGAAACTCAGGAATTGTTAAACTTTTTCGGAGAACAGTTGCCTAAAGAAACTACAGAACTGAATCTTCGTTTAATTACAGGCTATATTTCTTCCATTTATTGGAACTTTTTGCCTGAAAATACCAGACTGAAAGAATCTGGAAATCTTGAAAATCTTTTATGGAAGGCTTTGGGTATACAAACGGCTAAAAACAATAAGAAAATTGTGTTTGATGGCTACCAGAATATTTTCCAGTCTCAACAGGCGTATGATAATCTATATAAGATCTGGAAGTCACAAACTCCACCGGAAGGCGTATCGCTTAATGATGAGGACTTTACTAATCTTGCTCTTGCGTTGTCATTAAGAAATTCAAATAATAATGAACTGTTGCAGGAACAGCTGACAAGAATTAAAAACCAGGATAGGATCAATCGGTTTAAGATCATTATGCAGGCTGCTTCATCCGATCAGAAAGTGCGTGATGATTTTTTCAATGGGCTTATGCAAAAACAGAACAGAGGCAACGAATCTGCAGTGGGTTCGGCATTGGGGTATCTGCATCATCCGCTAAGACAACAGACTTCTATTCATTACCTTCCTAAGTCCCTGGATATTTTACAGGAAATTCAGAAAACCGGAGATATATTTTTCCCGGATAACTGGCTTCGTTCTACATTCAGCAGCTATCAGAATCCAAAAGCACTTGAAGTTGTTAACCAGTTTTTACTGAAACATCCTGATTATAATCCTATTCTGAAAAATAAAATTCTACAGGCTACCGACAACCTACGAAGAGCTCAGACTCTCATAAAGTAA
- the putP gene encoding sodium/proline symporter PutP codes for MQVYEGISVGLYLLLMIGIGIYSYRKSTNNSEEFLIGGRKMGAAVTALSAGAADMSGWLLMGVPGAMYLSGISSSWIAIGLTLGAFLNYIIVAPRLRIYTEVAQNAITLPVFFENRFKNKNHLLKITSSIFILVFFTLYTSAGMVSGGKLFESAFGMDYTVGLLLTSLVVVLYTFLGGFLAVSLTDFVQGTIMVLALVIVPIVAITQIGGVGETLSLIEAKDPKYLDLFRGTTTVSIVSLLAWGLGYCGQPHILVRFMAIDKPKDLVKARRIGITWMIFTVAGALAIGLVGIAYLQKFDIETMMKFDGSKTEAETIFIYFSRILFHPFIAGFLLTAILAAVMSTISSQLLVTSSSLTEDIYKAFLNKKATPKQLLVASRLSVLLVAVIAVLLSLDPKDSILNLVGNAWAGFGSAFGPLILLSLLWKKTTWQGGLAGMLVGGITVLAWVYLQHPLKDWYEIIPGFILSLLTNIIVSLATYKPDVVIENEFNEVKKILQEP; via the coding sequence ATGCAAGTATATGAAGGGATTTCTGTGGGGTTGTATCTGTTATTAATGATAGGTATAGGCATATATTCTTATAGAAAATCAACAAACAATTCAGAAGAATTTTTAATTGGAGGGAGAAAAATGGGAGCTGCTGTTACGGCGCTTTCTGCAGGAGCAGCTGATATGAGTGGCTGGCTGTTGATGGGAGTTCCGGGGGCTATGTATCTTTCCGGTATTTCCAGTTCATGGATCGCGATAGGCTTAACCCTTGGCGCATTTCTGAACTACATTATCGTAGCACCAAGACTTAGGATTTATACCGAAGTGGCTCAAAACGCTATTACTTTACCCGTGTTTTTTGAAAACAGATTTAAAAACAAAAACCATCTTCTTAAAATCACTTCTTCCATCTTTATTCTGGTATTTTTTACCCTTTACACCTCAGCAGGAATGGTATCCGGCGGAAAACTTTTCGAATCAGCTTTCGGAATGGATTATACCGTAGGATTGCTGTTGACCAGTTTAGTAGTAGTTTTATACACGTTTTTAGGGGGATTCCTGGCAGTAAGTCTTACCGATTTTGTGCAGGGAACCATTATGGTTTTAGCATTGGTGATTGTACCTATTGTTGCCATTACTCAGATTGGAGGAGTAGGAGAGACTTTATCATTAATTGAAGCTAAAGATCCAAAATACCTGGATTTATTCAGAGGAACCACTACCGTGAGTATTGTGTCTTTATTAGCGTGGGGATTAGGATATTGCGGACAACCGCATATTTTGGTTCGTTTTATGGCTATTGATAAACCAAAAGACCTTGTGAAAGCAAGAAGAATCGGGATTACCTGGATGATTTTTACCGTTGCCGGAGCTTTAGCGATCGGCTTGGTGGGGATTGCTTATTTACAGAAATTTGATATTGAAACGATGATGAAGTTCGATGGATCAAAGACTGAAGCAGAAACTATTTTTATTTATTTCTCCCGTATTTTATTCCATCCGTTTATAGCAGGATTCCTGTTGACGGCGATTCTGGCAGCAGTAATGAGTACTATTTCTTCCCAGTTATTGGTCACTTCAAGTTCATTAACGGAAGATATTTATAAAGCTTTTCTGAATAAAAAAGCAACCCCAAAGCAGCTTTTGGTGGCCAGCAGGCTTTCCGTTTTATTGGTAGCAGTTATTGCCGTGCTTTTATCATTAGACCCTAAAGACAGTATTCTTAACCTGGTAGGAAATGCCTGGGCAGGTTTTGGTTCCGCATTCGGACCCTTGATTTTGTTATCTCTTTTGTGGAAGAAGACAACATGGCAGGGAGGATTGGCAGGAATGCTGGTTGGTGGAATTACCGTGTTGGCATGGGTATACCTTCAACATCCATTAAAAGACTGGTATGAAATTATTCCTGGATTTATTCTTTCTTTATTGACCAATATTATTGTGTCCTTAGCAACCTATAAACCTGATGTGGTGATTGAAAATGAATTTAATGAAGTAAAAAAGATATTACAGGAACCATAA
- a CDS encoding AAA family ATPase, whose protein sequence is MENNNIAQNFYIITGGPGAGKTTLLNGLDDMGFITAPEEGRRIIKEQENSNGKGLPWVNKFFFAELMFDASVKTYQKMSKISGGEPVFFDRGILDTIGYLKLENIPVPQEMEITARKMNYNRIVFILPPWKEIYENDPERKQTLEVAERTFEWMYTTYREYGCHLIEVPKSTVEERIRFILDTLKAT, encoded by the coding sequence ATGGAAAATAACAATATTGCTCAAAATTTTTATATTATCACAGGCGGCCCGGGAGCCGGTAAAACAACTTTACTCAATGGGCTGGACGATATGGGATTCATTACTGCACCTGAGGAAGGGCGAAGAATTATCAAAGAACAGGAAAACTCTAATGGAAAAGGTTTACCCTGGGTGAATAAATTTTTTTTTGCTGAATTAATGTTTGATGCTTCTGTAAAAACATATCAAAAGATGAGCAAAATCTCTGGAGGAGAACCTGTTTTTTTTGATCGGGGAATATTAGACACTATTGGTTATCTCAAGTTGGAAAATATTCCGGTGCCTCAGGAAATGGAAATTACAGCACGTAAAATGAACTATAACAGAATTGTTTTTATCCTTCCACCCTGGAAAGAAATTTATGAAAATGATCCTGAAAGAAAACAAACCCTGGAAGTGGCTGAACGTACCTTTGAATGGATGTATACAACCTATCGGGAATATGGCTGTCATCTCATTGAAGTCCCTAAATCTACAGTAGAAGAACGAATCAGGTTTATTCTTGATACTCTTAAAGCCACCTGA